CCCACGATTTTATTGATGCTATCGTAGGCCTGTTCCATAGATGCCGAAATGGCAATGGCGCCGATCACTGAATTGTTGTCGCCTGTCGCATTCGGGTTTTTGATCGGGATCACTTTATAATAAGTTGATCCCGTTCGATCACGGTATTCATAACCTTCGTATTGCTGGCCAGAATACAATGTGTTTTTAATGCTGGAGTTAGCTGACTTTTGCCCCACATTAGTTTGCGCATTAATATCACTGTCGCCGCGAATAGTGCCCTTCGCATCAACCACTTGTAAATCCGCCGAGTTGGCAATATCTGCCTGGCTCAACGTGCTTTTAATATCATCATTGGCGCCTTCTGTATCAGTCCGCAACAAATCCGCGGCCAGCTTATCTTGAATATAGCTGTCCACGTTCACACTGGTCTTAAACTGCTCAATGTTTTGCTGCTCAAGGGTCTTAACAAAGTAAGCCCCAATTAACTCCAACGTCACGACTAGCAAGAGAATAAAGACGATCGCAATTTTGAAGTGGATTGACTGAAAGAAGCGAATCTTTTTATTCAACAGTGGTGCTCCTAATTATTCAGCATCGGGATTCCGCAGATAGTAACCGACACCGCGTCGAGTCACCAGCCATTCAGGGTGAGACGGGTTGTCTTCGATTTTTTCACGCAGACGGCGGACGGTCACATCGACGGTGCGGACATCGCCAAAGTAATCGTAGCCCCAAACGGTTTGCAGCAGATGCTCACGGGTCATGACCTGCCCAAGGTGTCGAGCAAGGTAGTGCAGCAGCTCAAATTCACGGTGGGTTAATTCGATGTTTTCACCGCGTTTAGAGACTGTATAGGCATCGGGGTGAATCGTTAGATCTCCGACTTCTAATTCCTTGTTTGCTTCGTCTTCTTCATTGCTGGCTGCGTTGGATGATGCGGTTCGGCGCAAGTTAGCTTTGACACGTGCCACCAGTTCACGATTGGAAAATGGTTTGGTGACGTAATCGTCAGCACCGAGTTCCAACCCGAGCACTTTATCAATTTCTGAGTCCTTAGCTGTCAGCATAATAATTGGGGTGTCATGTTCTTTACGAATTTGTCGGGCGACTTCAAGCCCATCAATTTTTGGTAACATCAGATCAAGTAAAATTAAGTCGGGTGACTCTGCTTCGACTTTTTTCAAGGCTTCTTCGCCATCATAAGCGGTTACGACATCGTAACCTTCTTTATCCAAATTAAACTTGACGATATCAGAGATAGGCTTCTCATCGTCAACGACCAGGATTTTTTTCGCCATCATTGGCCCTCCTTGGTTTAAGATACACTACTGTAGTATAACGGTTTTAGGGAAAGAGCGCGAGGGGCCTAGTTTGAAACCGAAGCATAAGCGGCCTTAAGCCTAAATGGCAGGACTTAGTTCCTTTAAGCTTGAGGTTCTTATATGCAGGTTTCTGGGACCGCGAGCGCATTTTCTACAAGCACGTTAGGTCGCACTTCGATAGATTCCGGCTTGCATTAAATGCTGCTGCAAGCTGGCTCCGCGGCGATTGGGCTGGAACGCACTGGGCACGACTTTTAGCCAACGCGCAAGCCCGGCGCGCTGTCTAAAAGCTCGGCCTTTTCCTAAAGCGGGAAAACCACCCGCTTAAGGAAAATTTCAGTGCTGAGCCCATCGCCGCTCCGCCAGCTTGCCTTTCTATCCAATGTCTCAATATCACATCATTTCAAATCAGTGCTGTTAATTCATAAGCAAGCTTGAAAGGGTCAGTTAATAAACACTTCGCCATTCACCTCGTCTTCACACTAAACGCGCATCGCTATTCCGGTGCTTGCCGTCATTTAATCACCCAATTATGAACTTTGGAGGTTGCTAATATGTTCTTTTATCATGATCAGCTCAGGCTTTACTATCAACGGTGCGGTTCGGGACCAGTGATCGTGTTGTTGCATGGGAATGGTGAGGACCATACGATTTTTGCTAACCTGATTGAGCAATTGGCACCGCTGTATACGGTGATTGCAGTGGATAGTCGCGATCATGGTCAGAGTTCGCGGACGAATCGCTTGAGTTATGATGCGATGACGGCAGATTTAGCGGCCCTGATCACTGGCTTGGAGCTTGAGCAGCCGATTTTACTTGGCTTTTCTGATGGCGCGATTGTGGCATTGCAGTTGGCGATTCGTCAACCCCAGTTAGCCGGCGCTTTAATTCTTGCTGGGGCGAATCTGACCCCGCAAGGCTTACGCTGGTATTCGCGAGTTGCTTTTCGGGTTGCTGCTGGTTACCATCCATCACCTAAAATGGCGATGATGCTCCATGAACCGCAAATCACACCGGCCATGTTGCATCGGGTAGCCATACCAACATTGGTCCTTGCAGGCAGTCGTGACTTGATTGCACGAAAAGAAACGCTCACCATTGCGACTAATATTCAAAACGCCGAGCTGCATATTCTTCCCGGTGAAAATCACAATTCGTACATCAAAGACAACGCGAAACTCTGGCAATTGATTCGGCCTTTTCTTGCTGGTTTAAACAGAACAGACTAAAGTTTAGTCTGTATTTTTTTTGCATATTTAACATTTTCATTGCATATTCATATAAATGAGTATATATTCAATCCATAATCAAAAATGAGGAGTGAAACATATGCGGGGAATCAAACATTGGGCCATGGCCTTCATTGCGCTGGTGGCTATGCTCGTCGGCTTCGCTGCAAATCAGCCGGTACCAACGGCGGCAGCAAGCGAGGATCTGGCGGCAATTCAAAAACGTGGTTACTTGGTTGTTGGTCTGTCAGCCGATTACGCACCACTTGAGTTCCATGCCACCCTCAATGGGGCCGATACCATTGTTGGTGCAGATATCTCCATGTCAAAACAGATCGCCAAAGACATGGGCGTGAAACTGCAGATCAAGGAAATGAACTTCACCGCCTTAATTGGTGCCTTGAAAACCGGCAAAATTGATTTGATCGTCTCCGGTATGTCAAAAACCCCTGAACGTGAAAAAGAAGTCAATTTTTCAACGCCTTACCTATATGAGACACAGGTTATGGTGATTCGGAAGGCTGATAAAGCCAAGTATAAATCGATCGCTGATTTTTCCGGCAAAAAGGTCGGGGCTCAAAAGCAAACGACGCAGGAGCAGCTTGCTAAAACGCAACTCCCAGGTGCCAAAATTTCAAGTCTCGACAAGGCCAATGATGTCATTGCTCAAGTCTCCTATAACAAGCTGGATGGTGCCGTTTTAGCCAGCACCATCGCTGATTCTTATGTGGCGCGGACACCAAGCTTAATGGTACTCAATCCGCATTTTGCTACCCCCAAAGCACCAACGGCCATTGCCGTTAGCAAACAAAATTCAGCCCTGCTCGCTCAGGTCAACAAGACAATCAGTAAGGTCAAAGGCGCCAAATACAAGACCTATCTGCAAGCCGCTTATAAACTACAGGATCAAAACCAAAGTTTCTGGGCTAAATATGGCAACTACTTCCTTCGCGGCACACTCTACACTCTGATCTTTGCGGTTTTGACTGTTTTCTTCGGGACTGTGATTGGCACGCTGCTCGCCTTGATGAAACTAAGCCACAGTTGGTTTGCCAAGGCAATCGCGAACGTCTACATCGAATTCATTCGCGGTACCCCATTACTGGTGCAGGCTTTCATCGTCTTCTTCGGAACGCAAATTCTCGGTCTCGATCTTAGCGCATTCGTTGCCGGTGCCATCGCCATGGCCATCAACTCAGGTGCCTATGTTGCCGAAATCATTCGTGGTGGGATCAACTCCGTCCCGATCGGTCAAACCGAGGCCGCCCGTTCACTCGGACTCCATCAAGGTCAGGCCATGCGTTATGTCATCCTGCCGCAAGCAACAAAGAATATTTGGCCAGCGTTGGGTAATGAATTCGTCACCGATATCAAGGAAAGTTCCGTCTTGTCCGTGATCGGTGCCACTGAATTGATGTTTGAAGGAACCGTCGTTCAAGGTGCTTCATTCAAACCATTCTTACCGCTAGTCGTTGTGGCAATTCTCTACTTCATCATGACCTTCACCCTTTCACGCCTGCTGCGACTGATTGAAAAACGCTTTAATTAAGATCAAAGTAACGCTCAAATAGCACCTCAAAACTAAGGAGGATTTTTAACTCATGACAGAAAAAATCGTACTGGCATATTCAGGCGGCTTGGACACTTCGGTTGCCATCCCGTGGTTAAAAGACAAAGGCTATGAAGTGATTGCGGTGGTATTAAATGTCGGCCAGCCAAAAGCCGACTTTGACGCCATTCAGCAAAAAGCACTCAACGTCGGTGCACTCGATTCGATTGTGGTTGACGCCCAAGATGAATTTGCCGATCACTATGTTGCCCCGGTCATTAAAGCTAATGCCTTGTACGAAGGCGACTATCCGCTGGTTTCCGCCTTATCTCGGCCATTGATCATTGAACATCTGGTGAAAATTGCCCACGCGCAAAATGCCACAGCGATTGCCCATGGTTCAACCGGTAAAGGCAATGACCAAGTTCGCTTTGAAGCCGCGATCCACGCCTTGGACCCGGAAATGAAAATCGAAGCCCCGATCCGTGATTTTCACTGGTCCCGTGAGGAAGAAATTGATTACGCCAAGGAGCATAACGTCCCGGTACCAATTGGTAAAAAATCTCCTTATTCCATTGATGCCAACCTCTGGGGCCGTGCAAATGAAGCCGGCATTCTTGAAAATCCTTGGAACCAGGCACCAGATGATGCTTGGGGAATGACCGTTTCGCCTGAAGCCGCTCCTGATGACCCAACTTTCATTGATCTCACCTTCAAGCAAGGCGTTCCGGTGGCGTTAAATGATGAACCCATGGCGCTGGCAACGATGATCAAGGAGCTAAACAAGCTGGCTGGCGACAATGGCATTGGCCGGATTGATAAAATCGAAAATCGGCTAGTTGGCATCAAGTCGCGTGAAGTCTATGAAGCACCAGCCGCTGCTGTCATTATGGCAGCCCACCACGATCTAGAAAACCTGACGCTTGAACGTGACGTTCAGCATTTTAAACCAACCATCGAAGATAAAATCACCAACATGATCTATGAAGCGCAGTGGATCTCACCGTTGTTTGATGCCTTGATGGCGTTCATCGACAAGACTCAGGCTGTCGTTAATGGCACAGTGAAAATGAAGCTTTACAAAGGCAACGCCACAGCCGTTGCTCGCAAATCCGCCCACAACTCGCTTTACGATGAAGATCTCGCGACTTACACAAGCGCTGATTCCTTCGATCAAGAAGCAGCAGCTGGCTTTATCAAACTCTGGACCTTGCCGACAACCGTTTTCGAGCAAGTCAACCATGTGCACTCCGAGGAAAAACAACATGACTGATAAGTTATGGGGCGGTCGGTTTACCGAAAAAGCGGCACACTGGGTTGATGCTTTTGGAGCCTCCATCGGTTTTGATCAGCAAATGGCCCAAGAAGATTTGGAGGGGTCGCTTGCACATGTCAAGATGCTGGGCAAAACCGGCATCATCCCCCAAGCCGATGCCGACACGATCACGGCGGGTTTGCAGCATCTGCAGAAGGAATTGGCTGCTGGCAAACTGCACTTCACGGTTGAAAATGAGGATATTCATCTTAATATGGAAGCCCTGTTGACCGCTGAAATCGGCCCCGTTGCTGGCAAACTGCACACTGCCCGCTCGCGCAATGATCAAGTCGCAACCGATCTGCACCTCTGGCTGAAACATCGCCTACCAACAATCAAAGAAGCTTTGACCAACCTGCAAACCGTGTTGGTTGGTCAAGCCAAGGTCCACGCAGCAACAATCATGCCCGGTTATACCCATATGCAACACGCCCAGCCGATCACTTATGGTCATTATTTGTTGGCGTATTTCGAAATGTTCCAGCGCGATTGGGAACGTTTCGACTTTACCCAAAAGCACACCGACATTTTGCCATTAGGGGCAGCCGCCCTCGCTGGTACGACCTTCCCGATTGACCGGACGCTGGTTGCTCAAGAGCTGGGATTTGACCAAATTTATCACAACAGCCTCGATGCTGTTTCAGACCGCGACTTTGCGCTTGAGTTTCTCAGCAATAGTGCCATTTTGATGCAGCACTTGAGTCGCATGGCAGAAGAGCTCATTCTTTGGTCCACTTACGAGTTTAATTACATTGAACTCGGCGATGATTTTTCAACCGGTAGCTCAATTATGCCGCAAAAAAAGAATCCTGATTTTGCGGAACTTATTCGTGGCAAAACTGGCCGTGTTTATGGCGCCTTAATGGGCTTGTTGACAACGATGAAGGCAATCCCGTTGGCTTACAACAAAGATATGCAAGAAGATAAAGAACCCATTTTCGATGCTTATAACACTATTCTTGGCTCTTTGCACATTTTCACTGGCATGTTAAGCGACCTGACCGTTCACGAAAAACGGATGGCAGAGGCAACCACGCATGACTTCAGCAATGCAACGGAGTTAGCGGATTACCTCGCGACAAAGGGTGTGCCATTCCGGCAGGCACATGCCATTGTTGGTGAGTTGGTACTCAAGGGGATCAAAACCAACACTGCCTTGCAGGAAATGCCGTTAAGCGAGTTGCAAGCAGCCGCACCGCAAATTCAGCAGGATGTTTACGCTGAATTAACGTCAAAGGCCGCCGTAGATCGACGGACTTCGTTAGGTGGTACTGCGGTTAGCAATGTGTTGAAAGAAGTTGCTCGCGATGAGGAAATGATTGCTTCTCACTAGCGGTACGTGATCACCTTGGCATTCACGAAATAATTGAGGTTGGAATATCGTTTTACAGGCACTAAAAGACGACTGGTTTCCCTACTACGTGGAGAAATCAGTCGTCTTTAGTTTTTTGATAAATAGCTCGTAGGAAGTCAAAGATCCCAGTGCCAAGGCGGCGCAATCGTAGGCCAGATGGGGCTCAGTTGCGCAAACAACACAGCGACCGGGCTTTGTCGCTGATGTTGTTAGGCGACTTCGAGACCGGTCTTTGGGCTCGAAGTGCCATCACCGCTCTAGCTATGCGTCGCCACCCCATCTGGCCGGAGATTGCGGAGTTTGGCACGGCAAAGAATCTTTAGCCTAACCTATTAAGCATTCGTTTTTTCAAGAACAAATGTTGACCACGGGCGAATAAGATCCAGAAAGCCTAGATCATCAGCACTGACTTGGCCAATTTTATTGCGCTGACCGTCATCGGCAAATGGCGTTAGCACAATTTGAAGCTCGCCTTTGTAACGGCCATAAGCATCATTCACAACAAGGATATCGCCGCGTTCAAAGGACTGGTGATTGTCATGCGGCGCAATGCTTTCTTTGCCATACTTCACCCGCGGTTGTGTATCGCGCAGTAAGTAGGCTGAGGCATCGCCACGGTAGAGATGCGGCGCTTCAAAGGCAATCTTCGCCTCAATTGGCAACATCCCCGGCAGCATATCAGCATGCAAAATCGGATATGGTGCCACGAAGTTAGCAGCCACCTGTTGCAACTCAGCTTCACTAGCAAAGGCATTGCCGATGATGACATCATCAATCAAACCGGTCATGACTAAGTGGCTGGTTTGGCTGGCGATGCTTCGATGGCGATCGCTTTCCATTGTTGGCAGACCATCATTGACCGCCCATGGACCGATCTTGCCGGTTGGCGAAGAGACAAACGCCGCTGTGTGCAGTCCATAATCACGATATTGCTGAGAGTACTCAGCAAAAATCTGATCACTTAATCCCGTAAAGGCTTGTGGATAAAAGTTATGACAGCCCAGCAGGTTGTCACGGTCCGGTTCATAGGCCATGATACTAGCCAAATAATTGGTTCCGCGACTCATATTCAGCTCAATCTTCAGCCCGTATGGATTACGCGTCATGCGCGCTTCTTCAGCACCGGTGAAACCTTCATCTAGTCGCAGTCCCCAAACATTGAGCTTTTTGAAAAAGCTCAGATCGTCATAGCTGATCTTTAGCTCTTTGAACAAGGCCGGATTGATGTCGACAATCGTTTGGAAGCCCAGTCGATTAGCATAATCAATGGTTTGGCCGAAAACAGCGAACAGATCCTCTCCGTCATCCCCATACATCTGCAATAACGAGGTGAAGATGCGGGTATAACCATATTTATGCGCCATTTCGAGATAGGCCTTGTTCTGATCAAAACTGCTTTGATCCGGATAGAGCGATATTCCTAGTCGTTTCATTGAAAATCCTTTCTAAGCCGTGTATTGTGCCGCCATCTGGCGAGACATCTTTTTGAACCGGTGCTTACGCTGCCAGTTGAGTAAAAAGCCGGCTGTGCGATTGTTAGCTTTGCCTTTCGCGGTTTTGCCTTCAATCGTTTCCGTGTAATGTAAAGCCGTTTTGTTGTCACCAGCGTCGCTTAGCTGATAGTCAACCGTATAGTGATCACGATCAGTATCCAGTTCGTAAGCATAACGTTGGTTGGCAATGGCATGGGTTATCGTGAGTGTCCCAGTCATGCCATTAGCCCATTTCTTCTTGTAAGAGAAACCATTGAGACTGCCAGTTAACACCTCGCGGCCGGTATGGGCCTTGATGTCTTCCTGCGCGGATCGAATGAGTTGGCCATACATAAATGCTGCTGGCACCTTAAATGTCATTTGGATTTCCAAGTGAAAGCCACCTTTCTAAAAACGTTGTTCAGCCCAAAACCAGCGTGATGGGATGTTAGTCGAGTTCAGTCGGTTTGATCTTATTGGCTGCCTTAACAAATGGCACATAGATCAGGAAACCGATCACCATGTTGATTAATTGTAGCACGGCAGCACGCCAGTCCATCGTTGCAACTAAGGCATTCAGGAACGGTGGCATTGACCAAACAATCTGAGCCTTAATCGGTGAAACCAAACCGTTAACTACGGCGCCATAGGCAATTGAAACCATCACTACCGGTGCCAAAACAAACGGAATGAAGTAAATCGGATCAAGCACAATTGGCATCCCGAACATGACTGGTTCGTTGACGTTGAAGAAGCCTGGTGCAATCGATAATTTAGCAACCGCCCGCTGATCATCACGTTTTGAGAAGATCAGAATCGCAATCAGAAGTAGTAGAGTTGAACCAGCCCCGCCGATCCAAGCATACAGATCAAAGGAGTTCCGGGTCCACAAATATGGTAAGGCTTCACCTTTTGAAAAGGCGTTAGTGTTAGCAATCTGAGCCGTCAGCCAGATTCCATCAAGGATTGGTGCCAAGACGTTCGTACCGTGAATTCCGAAGAACCAGAAAACCTGAACCAAGATCGTCATTATCAACACGGATCCGTAACCTTGACTCAGATTCAACAGCGGTTCCTGCAAGACTTTAGCAATGAATTCAATTACTGTAGTGCCATATTGAGTGAAGATATAGTTGATAATACCGACAGCATACATAGCAACAGCAGCAGGGACAATCCCAGTAAACGCATTAGCAACTGCTGGCGGTACGGAATCAGGCATTTTGATGGTTATGTGTTTCTTCATCAGCCAGATATAGATGGTAGCAGCAATGGCCCCCATCAGCATCACCGTGAAGAAACCATATGCCCCAAAGAACTTACCAAAATTGAAGAAGCCCCACATGCTGACATCCTTGCCGGTAACTGCTGCCCCAGCATCGGTCAGTGACTTGATCGCTGCTTTACCCAAGCCGGTTTTAACCGTCATGGTGAAGTTTTGCGGCAAGCTCATGATGAAGGTACCAAGCGTCACGATCCCCGCCGTGACTGGTTCGACCTTATACTGAACTGCCAGTTGGTACCCAAAAGTGAACGAGAAGATCAGGCCTAAAATTGCCAGTGTCCCTGTCCAGACAACGGCGTTAATACCGATCAGCCATTGCATGGAATTAACAAAGCCCGTCCAGCCAAACTGGTTCGGGATATCACGAATCAAAGCGTTCAGCACCGTCGATACAGCACCAGCCATCATGGCCGGCATGATGGCAATAAAAGCATCACGCAACGCAACCAGCCAACGAATTGAGCCGATTCTGGCAGCGATTGGGACAACATGTTTATTGAGCCAATTAATAAGTCCGTTCATTTTTATAACACTCCTTTTTAAGTGGGCGCGAGCAGGCACGGCGTGAAATCAAGACGTAGCCAGCTTTGACGGTCATGATCTGCTTTTGATCATTGTTTTTAAGCTGACAGCGTCAGATTCCGGCAACTGCAAACGCGCGAGCTATTAATTTGAACTGAGGTCCCCGCCTCATTGGTCCAAATCAATGTTGGTCGTGTGGTAATACAGTGTGAGACCTGGATAAACAAAATAAGT
This genomic window from Lacticaseibacillus paracasei subsp. paracasei contains:
- a CDS encoding alpha/beta fold hydrolase, which codes for MFFYHDQLRLYYQRCGSGPVIVLLHGNGEDHTIFANLIEQLAPLYTVIAVDSRDHGQSSRTNRLSYDAMTADLAALITGLELEQPILLGFSDGAIVALQLAIRQPQLAGALILAGANLTPQGLRWYSRVAFRVAAGYHPSPKMAMMLHEPQITPAMLHRVAIPTLVLAGSRDLIARKETLTIATNIQNAELHILPGENHNSYIKDNAKLWQLIRPFLAGLNRTD
- a CDS encoding DUF871 domain-containing protein, whose translation is MKRLGISLYPDQSSFDQNKAYLEMAHKYGYTRIFTSLLQMYGDDGEDLFAVFGQTIDYANRLGFQTIVDINPALFKELKISYDDLSFFKKLNVWGLRLDEGFTGAEEARMTRNPYGLKIELNMSRGTNYLASIMAYEPDRDNLLGCHNFYPQAFTGLSDQIFAEYSQQYRDYGLHTAAFVSSPTGKIGPWAVNDGLPTMESDRHRSIASQTSHLVMTGLIDDVIIGNAFASEAELQQVAANFVAPYPILHADMLPGMLPIEAKIAFEAPHLYRGDASAYLLRDTQPRVKYGKESIAPHDNHQSFERGDILVVNDAYGRYKGELQIVLTPFADDGQRNKIGQVSADDLGFLDLIRPWSTFVLEKTNA
- a CDS encoding PTS sugar transporter subunit IIC, with the protein product MNGLINWLNKHVVPIAARIGSIRWLVALRDAFIAIMPAMMAGAVSTVLNALIRDIPNQFGWTGFVNSMQWLIGINAVVWTGTLAILGLIFSFTFGYQLAVQYKVEPVTAGIVTLGTFIMSLPQNFTMTVKTGLGKAAIKSLTDAGAAVTGKDVSMWGFFNFGKFFGAYGFFTVMLMGAIAATIYIWLMKKHITIKMPDSVPPAVANAFTGIVPAAVAMYAVGIINYIFTQYGTTVIEFIAKVLQEPLLNLSQGYGSVLIMTILVQVFWFFGIHGTNVLAPILDGIWLTAQIANTNAFSKGEALPYLWTRNSFDLYAWIGGAGSTLLLLIAILIFSKRDDQRAVAKLSIAPGFFNVNEPVMFGMPIVLDPIYFIPFVLAPVVMVSIAYGAVVNGLVSPIKAQIVWSMPPFLNALVATMDWRAAVLQLINMVIGFLIYVPFVKAANKIKPTELD
- the argH gene encoding argininosuccinate lyase → MTDKLWGGRFTEKAAHWVDAFGASIGFDQQMAQEDLEGSLAHVKMLGKTGIIPQADADTITAGLQHLQKELAAGKLHFTVENEDIHLNMEALLTAEIGPVAGKLHTARSRNDQVATDLHLWLKHRLPTIKEALTNLQTVLVGQAKVHAATIMPGYTHMQHAQPITYGHYLLAYFEMFQRDWERFDFTQKHTDILPLGAAALAGTTFPIDRTLVAQELGFDQIYHNSLDAVSDRDFALEFLSNSAILMQHLSRMAEELILWSTYEFNYIELGDDFSTGSSIMPQKKNPDFAELIRGKTGRVYGALMGLLTTMKAIPLAYNKDMQEDKEPIFDAYNTILGSLHIFTGMLSDLTVHEKRMAEATTHDFSNATELADYLATKGVPFRQAHAIVGELVLKGIKTNTALQEMPLSELQAAAPQIQQDVYAELTSKAAVDRRTSLGGTAVSNVLKEVARDEEMIASH
- a CDS encoding ABC transporter substrate-binding protein/permease; the encoded protein is MRGIKHWAMAFIALVAMLVGFAANQPVPTAAASEDLAAIQKRGYLVVGLSADYAPLEFHATLNGADTIVGADISMSKQIAKDMGVKLQIKEMNFTALIGALKTGKIDLIVSGMSKTPEREKEVNFSTPYLYETQVMVIRKADKAKYKSIADFSGKKVGAQKQTTQEQLAKTQLPGAKISSLDKANDVIAQVSYNKLDGAVLASTIADSYVARTPSLMVLNPHFATPKAPTAIAVSKQNSALLAQVNKTISKVKGAKYKTYLQAAYKLQDQNQSFWAKYGNYFLRGTLYTLIFAVLTVFFGTVIGTLLALMKLSHSWFAKAIANVYIEFIRGTPLLVQAFIVFFGTQILGLDLSAFVAGAIAMAINSGAYVAEIIRGGINSVPIGQTEAARSLGLHQGQAMRYVILPQATKNIWPALGNEFVTDIKESSVLSVIGATELMFEGTVVQGASFKPFLPLVVVAILYFIMTFTLSRLLRLIEKRFN
- a CDS encoding DUF3284 domain-containing protein, which codes for MEIQMTFKVPAAFMYGQLIRSAQEDIKAHTGREVLTGSLNGFSYKKKWANGMTGTLTITHAIANQRYAYELDTDRDHYTVDYQLSDAGDNKTALHYTETIEGKTAKGKANNRTAGFLLNWQRKHRFKKMSRQMAAQYTA
- a CDS encoding argininosuccinate synthase, which gives rise to MTEKIVLAYSGGLDTSVAIPWLKDKGYEVIAVVLNVGQPKADFDAIQQKALNVGALDSIVVDAQDEFADHYVAPVIKANALYEGDYPLVSALSRPLIIEHLVKIAHAQNATAIAHGSTGKGNDQVRFEAAIHALDPEMKIEAPIRDFHWSREEEIDYAKEHNVPVPIGKKSPYSIDANLWGRANEAGILENPWNQAPDDAWGMTVSPEAAPDDPTFIDLTFKQGVPVALNDEPMALATMIKELNKLAGDNGIGRIDKIENRLVGIKSREVYEAPAAAVIMAAHHDLENLTLERDVQHFKPTIEDKITNMIYEAQWISPLFDALMAFIDKTQAVVNGTVKMKLYKGNATAVARKSAHNSLYDEDLATYTSADSFDQEAAAGFIKLWTLPTTVFEQVNHVHSEEKQHD
- the yycF gene encoding response regulator YycF; this encodes MAKKILVVDDEKPISDIVKFNLDKEGYDVVTAYDGEEALKKVEAESPDLILLDLMLPKIDGLEVARQIRKEHDTPIIMLTAKDSEIDKVLGLELGADDYVTKPFSNRELVARVKANLRRTASSNAASNEEDEANKELEVGDLTIHPDAYTVSKRGENIELTHREFELLHYLARHLGQVMTREHLLQTVWGYDYFGDVRTVDVTVRRLREKIEDNPSHPEWLVTRRGVGYYLRNPDAE